The Sulfurimonas aquatica genomic sequence TGGCGAGGAATAAGGTAGTTAGCTATACTCATATACTCTTCGACTTTTCTAGTTGTTTGAGCTACAAGAGCAATTCTATCATTGAATTTTAGATCTTTCACTTCATCCAAAGATGTTACAACCTGAGCCCCATGAGTAGCATAAGACTTTACGCCTTTAATCTCAGGATGCGATTCATCTCCAAAGATCAAAACATCATAGCCAGCTTCACTCATCTCTTGACAAATTTGTTGTGGTTTTGTCACATATGGGCAAGTCGCGTCAACTACGTCCACACCATTTTCGTGAAGTGCTTCAAGTTCTTTTTTGGGTATACCATGAGTTCTAACAATAGCTTTATCACCACTCTTAAACTCACGAAAATCTTCAATAAGTCCAACTTTAAAGTCTTTATCTAGTCGTGCTATCTCTTTTGAATTGTGTATTAAAGGACCATATGTAGATGAGTCGCGATTTTCTTCTGCTATTTTAATTGCT encodes the following:
- a CDS encoding 4-hydroxy-3-methylbut-2-enyl diphosphate reductase translates to MKIELAENYGFCFGVKRAIKIAEENRDSSTYGPLIHNSKEIARLDKDFKVGLIEDFREFKSGDKAIVRTHGIPKKELEALHENGVDVVDATCPYVTKPQQICQEMSEAGYDVLIFGDESHPEIKGVKSYATHGAQVVTSLDEVKDLKFNDRIALVAQTTRKVEEYMSIANYLIPRHKEVRVFNTICNATFENQEAVDDISKKADVMIIIGGKNSSNTKQLFSISHDNCSDSYHIEDENEIEASWFNNKEYCGITAGASTPDWIIQNVINSIKRSVNI